The Oreochromis niloticus isolate F11D_XX linkage group LG2, O_niloticus_UMD_NMBU, whole genome shotgun sequence genome includes a region encoding these proteins:
- the si:ch211-132p1.2 gene encoding proteinase-activated receptor 4, which translates to MRGLTGTLLVFVCLLAFVCSVSPPLPHPTDECPFMAIRLRTFRLRPTCNGTTLKEKQLKEIQAPATNLYLPILYLLAFVVGLPSNLLALWVLVFRTKQLPSTTLLINLTVADCLLLMALPFRIVYHFRGNNWELGEPFCRFVMAIFYGNMYGSMWCLAFVALDRYIALVHPFRARTLRSQQMSLCMSVVVWTVVLVAMLPLLLSRQTYEVSTLQITTCHDALPEDEHENYFLPYFATLFATCFLLPLAIVLYCHSTVLRTLLAEGKFYGHAIRVTVLVLLVFIVFLLPSNILLLLTYADSSLDGDGEDLYMPYMVSLAVSTFNSCIDPFIFYYVSTEFRQKAKSTLCCHCDSEDKTYSLVKNVSSLSSGPRSKVTLLSMSSRQRPPEMPCSSQENRVTDT; encoded by the coding sequence GTCTGCGGACCTTCCGGCTCAGGCCTACCTGTAATGGGACAACTCTGAAGGAAAAGCAGCTgaaggagatccaggctccagccACCAACCTGTACCTGCCCATCCTCTACCTGCTCGCCTTTGTGGTCGGTCTGCCCTCCAACTTGCTGGCTCTCTGGGTTCTGGTGTTCCGGACCAAACAGTTGCCGTCCACCACGCTGCTTATCAATCTGACAGTGGCCGACTGCCTGCTACTGATGGCGTTGCCATTTCGGATCGTCTACCACTTCAGGGGGAACAACTGGGAGCTCGGCGAGCCCTTCTGCCGCTTTGTCATGGCGATCTTTTACGGCAACATGTACGGCTCCATGTGGTGTCTGGCTTTTGTGGCCCTGGACCGATACATCGCTTTGGTCCACCCATTTCGCGCCAGGACTCTGCGCAGCCAGCAGATGTCTCTGTGTATGTCAGTGGTGGTGTGGACAGTGGTTCTGGTTGCCatgctgccgctgctgctgtCACGGCAGACCTATGAAGTCAGCACGCTGCAGATCACCACTTGCCACGATGCGCTTCCAGAGGATGAGCATGAGAACTACTTCTTGCCGTATTTCGCCACCCTGTTCGCCACCTGCTTCCTGCTACCCTTAGCCATCGTCCTGTACTGCCACAGCACTGTGCTGCGCACCTTGCTGGCTGAGGGAAAATTCTACGGTCACGCCATCCGGGTGACGGTACTGGTGCTGCTGGTCTTCATTGTGTTTCTGTTGCCGAGcaacatcctcctcctcctcacctatGCTGACAGCTCACTGGATGGAGATGGAGAGGACCTCTACATGCCCTACATGGTGAGCTTGGCGGTGAGCACCTTCAACAGCTGCATCGACCCGTTCATTTTCTACTACGTGTCCACGGAGTTCAGGCAAAAGGCCAAGAGCACTCTGTGCTGCCACTGTGATTCTGAGGATAAAACATACTCTCTGGTCAAGAATGTGTCATCTTTATCGTCAGGcccaaggtcaaaggtcaccctGCTGTCCATGTCCAGTCGACAGAGGCCACCTGAGATGCCATGCAGCTCCCAGGAGAACAGAGTAACGGACACCTGA